From the genome of Scyliorhinus canicula chromosome 29, sScyCan1.1, whole genome shotgun sequence, one region includes:
- the LOC119958487 gene encoding monocarboxylate transporter 13-like, which produces MARPVCQEPPDGGWGWMVVLAGFLKGCLTFGIVRSFGVFFEPFMRHFDESANRVSWISSISVATQEFASPLGSIFGAHYGARPVVMVGGVFACLGMLTASFGQSLLHLYLSAGLLTGFGWALVFSPTVSMIAKYFKRRRALATGLAFTGVGVASFFFSPLFQLLIDGYGWRGALQILSAMMLNLCVCAALLRPIALIEDLPAASGALPDDGAKGTACWGKVTSAFDLTLFQHRGFLVYSLSAGLITMGFFVPYIHLVAHGKDLGLSDYEAAFLMSVTAISDTGARLFSGWVADLGMIRKIHLLFLWNVLTGVSLLLIPSGNSYSSLVGLSLLYGLGAGGLPTLFFATLSDIVGIGRIFNASGLYLMLMSIGGLCGPPLSGFLRDRTGNFALSFMTASGFIFAGSLVLLFIPRFFVRKGVLPGEEMAGPAGRSRKELDEEGPCSPEGSDNIQCRFGKEVVLDRGEDLGE; this is translated from the exons ATGGCGAGGCCCGTGTGCCAGGAGCCGCCAGACGGGGGCTGGGGATGGATGGTGGTCCTGGCGGGCTTCCTGAAGGGTTGCCTGACGTTCGGAATTGTCCGCTCTTTCGGAGTCTTCTTCGAGCCCTTCATGCGACACTTTGATGAGTCGGCCAACCGGGTTTCTTGGATCAGTTCAATCTCGGTGGCCACACAAGAGTTTGCGA GTCCACTCGGAAGTATATTTGGGGCACATTATGGAGCTCGTCCTGTGGTCATGGTGGGTGGGGTTTTCGCGTGCTTGGGGATGCTCACAGCCTCGTTCGGACAGAGCCTGCTGCATTTGTACCTCTCCGCCGGACTCCTGACAG GTTTCGGTTGGGCCTTAGTCTTCAGCCCCACAGTCTCCATGATCGCCAAGTACTTCAAGAGACGCCGAGCCCTGGCGACCGGTTTGGCCTTTACGGGAGTGGGAGTCGCGTCGTTCTTCTTCTCTCCGCTGTTTCAGCTCCTGATCGATGGGTACGGTTGGCGCGGAGCCCTCCAGATCCTGTCCGCCATGATGCTGAACCTCTGTGTGTGTGCGGCCCTGCTCAGACCCATCGCGCTCATTGAGGACCTTCCCGCTGCCTCGGGGGCGCTGCCCGACGATGGGGCGAAAGGAACCGCGTGTTGGGGTAAAGTGACCTCTGCCTTCGACTTGACCCTTTTCCAGCATCGTGGGTTCCTGGTGTACAGCCTCTCAGCGGGCCTGATTACAATGGGCTTCTTTGTCCCCTACATCCACCTGGTGGCTCATGGGAAGGACCTTGGCCTGAGCGATTACGAGGCGGCCTTCCTGATGTCGGTGACCGCCATCTCGGACACCGGGGCCCGGCTCTTTTCCGGCTGGGTCGCTGACCTCGGGATGATTCGGAAAatccacctgctattcctctggaATGTTCTCACCGGAGTCAGCCTCCTGCTCATTCCCTCAGGGAACTCGTACTCCAGTCTTGTGGGACTCAGTCTCCTCTATGGCCTGGGCGCTGGGGGCCTGCCCACCCTCTTCTTTGCCACCCTGTCAGACATCGTCGGGATCGGGCGCATTTTCAATGCGTCTGGGCTCTATCTGATGTTGATGAGTATTGGCGGACTATGTGGACCTCCCCTCTCAG GGTTTCTGCGGGACCGAACAGGAAACTTCGCCCTTTCCTTTATGACTGCGAGCGGCTTCATCTTCGCCGGATCGCTCGTTCTCCTCTTCATTCCGAGATTTTTTGTCCGCAAAGGCGTCCTCCCTGGGGAGGAGATGGCTGGTCCTGCTGGGAGGAGCAGGAAGGAACTGGATGAGGAGGGGCCCTGTTCTCCAGAAGGAAGCGACAATATCCAATGCCGATTTGGGAAGGAGGTTGTCCTGGACCGTGGCGAAGACCTTGGAGAGTAA